In one Spirosoma rigui genomic region, the following are encoded:
- a CDS encoding glycosyltransferase family 39 protein codes for MSVTKRSGIILGILLIVAFALRVYQSGRYGLYLDEKFTMVISQGVVMEGSNQHDVFFTPGKTYFTPREFWQPKTINDFIEANIRGDIGNSPAYYAVLWVWMEIFGLSDFSARFPSVLFSTLLVGLVYIFVRRHFRSDSLALLSASLAAVEPFFVAYSHMARNYSMSFFLTLLASHLFLLIVERLNRDASARGLYVAYGLTVATAILSHYLTVTVFLCHGLYALFFIRPPRRWLALIVTGLTSLGLVSLWFVFGGGKYTFKTLAYQAQLYKSVSLTNPTHNEFGMVLPATLANVTERSLPIWADLFIVSNGLGQTDRLGFRYLALAFALGLVAAWVLYRYSRQPQIRWWTVALYALLLVAGMPFYGQASAQYIVVSALPSFLYLLVLAVRRIRLSVPNALLVFITMLALIPTLFLIVMAFKNGHTYGITQRYSGFSFPYSVIIVALMLRQLVRTPLPFRIILLAVLLIQSYFVARLLHHIYEDRDVKYTYFSTPRLPNPYQLAADRIKASYAPGDTVLYPSVRLFARDEVEKTFSPYSIQDAQLTNLYLPKEADYIQRMDTTEVNRIRLIQKASGQVITIFDFKGKSHRY; via the coding sequence ATGTCAGTAACCAAGCGGTCAGGTATCATCCTTGGCATTCTATTGATCGTTGCGTTCGCGCTCAGAGTTTATCAGTCGGGACGGTACGGTCTGTATCTCGACGAGAAGTTCACTATGGTCATTTCGCAGGGCGTAGTGATGGAAGGCTCTAACCAGCACGACGTTTTTTTTACACCGGGGAAGACCTACTTTACCCCGCGTGAATTCTGGCAGCCGAAAACGATCAACGACTTTATCGAAGCCAATATCCGGGGTGACATTGGCAACAGCCCGGCCTACTATGCGGTGCTCTGGGTCTGGATGGAGATCTTCGGGCTGAGTGACTTCTCGGCCCGCTTCCCATCGGTTCTGTTCAGCACGTTGCTGGTGGGACTGGTCTACATCTTCGTCCGGCGGCACTTCCGGTCTGACTCGCTGGCGCTGCTCAGTGCGTCGCTGGCGGCTGTAGAACCGTTTTTTGTGGCTTACAGCCACATGGCCCGCAACTACTCGATGAGCTTTTTTCTGACGCTGCTGGCTTCTCACCTGTTTCTGCTGATCGTTGAGCGGCTCAACCGCGACGCGTCGGCGCGGGGGCTGTACGTTGCCTACGGACTCACGGTTGCTACGGCCATCCTGTCGCATTACCTGACCGTTACGGTATTTCTCTGCCACGGCCTCTACGCGCTGTTCTTTATCCGGCCACCCCGCCGGTGGCTGGCGCTGATCGTTACGGGCCTGACCAGTCTGGGACTGGTATCGCTCTGGTTCGTGTTCGGGGGCGGCAAGTACACGTTTAAAACGCTGGCTTACCAGGCGCAGCTCTACAAGAGCGTGTCATTAACGAACCCCACTCACAATGAATTCGGCATGGTGCTCCCTGCCACGCTGGCTAACGTCACGGAGCGATCGCTGCCTATCTGGGCCGATCTGTTCATTGTCTCAAACGGGCTGGGGCAAACCGACCGCCTGGGCTTCCGGTACCTGGCGCTGGCGTTTGCGCTGGGTCTGGTGGCCGCCTGGGTGCTGTACCGCTACAGCCGCCAGCCCCAGATACGCTGGTGGACCGTGGCTCTGTATGCCTTGTTACTGGTCGCTGGAATGCCTTTCTACGGGCAGGCCAGCGCCCAGTACATTGTGGTGTCAGCCCTACCATCGTTTCTGTACCTGCTGGTGCTGGCCGTACGGCGCATTAGACTGTCGGTGCCCAACGCGCTGCTGGTGTTCATTACCATGCTGGCCCTAATTCCTACGCTGTTTCTTATTGTGATGGCGTTTAAAAACGGGCATACCTACGGTATCACGCAGCGATACTCGGGCTTTTCGTTTCCATACTCAGTAATTATCGTCGCCCTCATGCTTCGCCAGCTGGTCCGGACACCCCTTCCCTTCCGGATCATTTTGCTGGCCGTGCTCCTGATTCAGTCGTATTTCGTGGCCCGGCTGCTCCATCATATTTACGAGGATCGGGACGTGAAGTACACCTATTTCTCGACCCCGCGCCTGCCCAACCCCTACCAGTTGGCGGCCGACCGGATTAAGGCCAGCTACGCCCCGGGCGATACGGTGCTGTACCCATCGGTGCGGCTGTTTGCGCGCGACGAGGTCGAGAAAACGTTCTCGCCTTACTCCATTCAGGATGCCCAGCTCACGAATCTGTACCTGCCCAAAGAAGCCGACTACATCCAGCGCATGGATACCACCGAGGTTAACCGGATCAGGCTGATCCAAAAAGCATCCGGACAGGTGATTACGATTTTTGACTTTAAGGGCAAAAGCCACCGGTACTGA
- a CDS encoding GNAT family N-acetyltransferase, with product MERILPADSSALFIRPVQPTDWPTLAAIYQQGIDTGVATFETQAPTPDNMAVKYMAAPQLVAEQGGQVVGYALLSAVSDRCVYGGVAEVSVYIAASHRGQGIGKRLLDQLIKESEQLGLWTIQATVIAENKASIAVHKQAGFREVGYREKIVKHLGIWHDTVLLERRSTVAGL from the coding sequence ATGGAACGTATCTTACCAGCTGACTCATCGGCGCTGTTCATCCGCCCCGTTCAGCCCACCGACTGGCCCACCCTGGCGGCTATTTATCAACAGGGGATCGATACGGGTGTGGCTACGTTTGAAACGCAGGCCCCCACCCCCGATAACATGGCGGTCAAATACATGGCGGCTCCGCAACTGGTAGCCGAACAGGGCGGTCAAGTCGTTGGTTATGCGCTGCTGTCTGCCGTGTCGGATCGGTGTGTGTACGGGGGGGTGGCCGAAGTGAGTGTTTACATAGCCGCATCGCACCGGGGGCAGGGGATTGGCAAACGGCTGCTTGACCAACTCATCAAGGAAAGCGAACAACTGGGGTTGTGGACGATACAGGCTACGGTGATCGCCGAAAACAAAGCCAGCATTGCCGTTCACAAGCAGGCTGGTTTTCGGGAAGTGGGGTACCGGGAGAAAATTGTGAAGCATCTCGGCATCTGGCACGATACCGTCCTGCTCGAACGACGTAGTACCGTAGCCGGTCTATGA
- a CDS encoding ArsO family NAD(P)H-dependent flavin-containing monooxygenase has product MNTKEIVETDVVVIGAGQSGLAVGYFLRRIQHPFVLLDAQLRPGGAWLHGWDSLRLFSPADASSLPGWPMPRPADDHTGFPDRQHVIDYLTRYEARYALPVRRPVTVQAVSRSGSVYSVQTDTGIWRTRAVISTTGSWTHPVIPAYPGRTLFQGVQLHSAHYRSPESMVGKRVLVVGGGNSGAQILSDVSRVADATWVTLTEPVFLPDEVDGRVLFGQATAQYRALQDGNGPSPAGNLGHIVMVPSVQDARSRGVLHAVRPFQRLTPTGVVWPDGRSESIDVIIWCTGFQPATEHLRPLDIVDAAGRVATSGTRAVDEPGLWLVGYGSWTGFASATLIGVGRSARQTADEVRAYLAAPVNSSQ; this is encoded by the coding sequence ATGAACACCAAAGAAATCGTTGAGACGGACGTCGTTGTCATCGGGGCGGGCCAAAGCGGCCTGGCCGTGGGGTACTTCCTGCGCCGGATTCAGCACCCGTTCGTCCTGCTCGACGCCCAGTTACGGCCCGGTGGGGCGTGGCTCCACGGTTGGGACTCACTCCGGTTGTTCTCGCCCGCCGATGCCAGTTCGTTGCCCGGCTGGCCCATGCCCCGACCCGCCGACGACCATACGGGCTTTCCCGATCGTCAGCATGTGATTGACTACCTGACGCGGTACGAAGCCCGTTATGCGTTGCCCGTCCGGCGTCCGGTTACTGTTCAGGCCGTTAGCCGTTCCGGCAGTGTGTATAGCGTACAGACCGATACGGGCATCTGGCGGACCCGGGCGGTCATCAGCACTACCGGTTCGTGGACACATCCGGTTATCCCTGCGTATCCAGGCCGGACTCTTTTTCAGGGTGTGCAGCTTCATTCGGCACACTACCGGTCGCCGGAGTCGATGGTCGGGAAGCGGGTACTGGTTGTTGGCGGGGGAAACTCGGGCGCCCAGATTCTGTCCGACGTATCCCGGGTAGCCGATGCAACCTGGGTTACCCTGACCGAGCCCGTTTTCCTGCCCGACGAGGTTGATGGGCGGGTGCTGTTCGGGCAGGCAACGGCTCAGTACCGCGCCTTGCAGGACGGCAATGGGCCATCACCGGCTGGTAACCTGGGCCACATTGTCATGGTTCCTTCCGTGCAGGACGCCCGCAGCCGGGGAGTACTCCATGCCGTTCGCCCGTTTCAGCGCCTGACCCCAACCGGTGTGGTGTGGCCCGACGGTCGGTCTGAGTCCATCGATGTGATTATCTGGTGTACGGGTTTTCAGCCCGCTACCGAACACCTTCGTCCGCTGGATATTGTCGATGCCGCCGGACGCGTGGCCACCAGCGGCACCCGAGCCGTTGACGAGCCGGGCTTGTGGCTGGTGGGTTACGGATCATGGACGGGGTTCGCATCCGCTACGCTGATTGGTGTAGGGCGGTCGGCCCGGCAAACGGCCGACGAAGTACGGGCCTATCTGGCGGCTCCAGTAAATAGTTCTCAATAA
- a CDS encoding arsenite methyltransferase — protein MPADENTKTLVRNAYTAVADQSRARQTASCCGSSTRSTLDDPGIMADDYSQLAGYVAEADLGLGCGLPTQFAHIRPGDTVIDLGSGAGNDCFVARHETGPTGKVIGIDFTDAMISRARKNADTLGFNNVEFRYGDIEQMPVAEAVADVIVSNCVLNLVPDKAAVFAEMFRVLKPGGHFSISDIVLRGELPASLRQAAELYAGCVSGAIQQADYLRLIADAGFTGLVLQKEKPISLPDDLLVNYLSTDEMVVYHQSDTRIVSITVYAEKPLDARASVLITDTAQLVDLSSSGAAVCTPGGGCC, from the coding sequence ATGCCTGCCGACGAAAACACCAAAACACTGGTTCGGAACGCGTACACCGCCGTGGCCGACCAAAGCCGCGCTCGCCAAACGGCGTCCTGCTGCGGTTCTTCAACCAGATCGACACTCGACGATCCGGGTATTATGGCCGATGATTACAGCCAGCTGGCTGGCTACGTTGCCGAGGCCGATCTGGGGTTGGGTTGTGGGTTACCGACGCAGTTTGCGCACATCCGGCCCGGCGATACGGTAATCGATCTGGGATCGGGCGCGGGAAATGACTGCTTTGTGGCCCGCCACGAAACCGGCCCCACGGGGAAGGTGATTGGTATTGACTTCACCGATGCCATGATCAGCCGCGCCCGGAAAAATGCCGATACGTTGGGATTCAACAATGTCGAGTTTCGGTACGGCGACATTGAACAGATGCCCGTTGCCGAGGCTGTGGCCGATGTAATCGTGAGTAACTGTGTGCTGAATCTGGTACCTGACAAAGCGGCTGTGTTCGCAGAGATGTTTCGGGTGCTGAAGCCCGGTGGCCATTTCAGTATTTCGGATATCGTGCTGCGGGGTGAGTTGCCCGCCAGTCTTCGGCAGGCCGCCGAACTTTATGCCGGCTGCGTTTCCGGAGCCATTCAGCAGGCCGACTACCTGCGGTTGATTGCTGATGCCGGCTTCACGGGGCTGGTTCTGCAAAAAGAGAAGCCAATTTCCCTGCCCGACGACCTGCTGGTCAACTACCTGAGTACGGATGAAATGGTGGTCTACCACCAGTCCGACACGCGGATTGTCAGCATCACGGTCTACGCCGAAAAGCCGCTCGACGCAAGGGCATCGGTTTTGATAACGGACACCGCGCAACTCGTTGACCTGAGTTCGTCGGGTGCGGCAGTGTGCACCCCCGGCGGGGGCTGTTGCTAA
- a CDS encoding class I SAM-dependent methyltransferase, with protein MQPSLKENVNAFNLNVKENGGFLYTTNAQFSSHVANKRISDEIFKFIKPTYKTLVDIGCGDGMYTHNIKQNFPHLDVFGFDPARTAIEMAQQKYPSVRFETINLLDPALPVPAKKYDVAVIRGVLHHLSDQQLAISNAFKLADNLIIMEPNGNNPILKLIEKTSRYHIEHEEQSFFEWQLKAWIKKAGGRIDTWSYVGYVPFFFPTAPAKMIYAVQPLLEKIPVLKHIFSAQFIVACSLQK; from the coding sequence ATGCAACCATCACTTAAAGAAAATGTCAATGCGTTCAACCTGAACGTCAAAGAGAACGGTGGTTTTCTCTACACGACCAACGCCCAGTTCTCGTCGCACGTAGCGAACAAACGGATATCGGACGAAATATTCAAGTTCATCAAACCTACCTATAAGACACTGGTCGATATTGGGTGTGGCGATGGGATGTACACCCACAATATCAAGCAGAACTTCCCCCATCTGGATGTATTCGGGTTCGATCCGGCGCGCACGGCCATTGAAATGGCGCAGCAGAAATACCCGTCGGTGCGGTTCGAGACGATCAATTTGCTCGACCCGGCGCTACCTGTTCCGGCAAAGAAGTACGACGTAGCAGTAATCAGGGGTGTTCTCCATCACCTCTCCGATCAGCAACTGGCGATCAGCAATGCCTTTAAACTGGCCGACAACTTGATCATCATGGAACCCAATGGCAACAACCCCATCCTGAAACTGATTGAGAAAACCTCGCGCTACCATATCGAGCACGAAGAACAATCGTTTTTTGAGTGGCAGCTCAAAGCCTGGATCAAAAAAGCGGGTGGCCGGATCGATACGTGGTCGTATGTAGGGTACGTACCTTTCTTTTTCCCCACAGCACCCGCCAAAATGATCTATGCCGTTCAGCCGCTGCTGGAAAAGATACCCGTACTGAAACATATTTTTTCGGCCCAGTTTATTGTAGCCTGTTCGCTACAGAAATAA
- a CDS encoding ArsR/SmtB family transcription factor: MGTTKTEVFTADQNRVAELAKAFAHPARVAILQLLLDKKACVCGDLVDELPLAQATVSQHLKELKRIGLIKGDIDPPRVCYCINEAVWEETRQVFGTMLTALSPATCC; this comes from the coding sequence ATGGGTACCACCAAAACAGAAGTATTTACCGCCGATCAAAACCGGGTGGCCGAGTTGGCAAAAGCCTTCGCCCATCCGGCCCGGGTAGCCATTCTGCAGCTGCTGCTCGACAAAAAAGCGTGCGTCTGTGGCGATCTTGTCGATGAACTGCCGCTCGCGCAGGCAACCGTTTCGCAGCACCTTAAAGAACTGAAACGCATTGGCCTCATCAAAGGCGACATCGACCCGCCCCGCGTGTGCTACTGCATTAATGAAGCGGTATGGGAAGAAACCCGGCAGGTATTCGGCACGATGCTCACTGCCTTGTCACCCGCAACCTGCTGTTGA